In Burkholderia contaminans, the following proteins share a genomic window:
- the trbL gene encoding P-type conjugative transfer protein TrbL, whose translation MNDVTVIDRFLDTFSRYIDSGFGLLHGEVAFLTATLIVIDMTLAGLFWAMSHATGQGEDVIAKLIRKVLYVGAFAYIIGNFNWLAGIVFRSFAGLGLTASGSTLSMENFLQPGRLAKVGIDAGAPILKQIGDMAGFPEVFVNITPIVVMFLAWLIVLLCFFVLAIQLFITLIEFKLTTLAGFVLVPFALWNKTAFLAEKVLGNVVSSGIKVLVLAVIVGIGSGLFAEFQVQPAEPSIDHSVVVMLASLTLLALGIFGPGIATGLVSGGPQLGAGAMAGAALGAAGAAVAVGAAATGVGGAVAAGARMAPAAAKLAGSGARAATGAASSARSAFQAGSASAGGGLKGAAAGVGNVAKTGAQATGQKVAEGARSMKERVAAAFRPDDAGSASGGGAAQAANEPTPSTAQPAWAKRLHRRQQLTHAATTAAHTLRGGDGGSSSQGPSLRDSDS comes from the coding sequence ATGAACGACGTGACGGTCATCGACCGCTTCCTCGACACCTTCTCGCGCTACATCGACTCGGGCTTTGGCCTGTTGCACGGCGAAGTGGCGTTTCTGACCGCCACGCTGATCGTCATCGACATGACGCTCGCCGGGCTGTTCTGGGCGATGAGCCATGCCACCGGCCAGGGCGAGGACGTGATCGCCAAGCTGATCCGCAAGGTGCTGTACGTCGGCGCCTTCGCCTACATCATCGGCAACTTCAACTGGTTGGCTGGCATCGTGTTCCGCTCCTTCGCCGGGCTGGGCCTGACGGCCAGCGGCTCGACCCTGAGCATGGAGAACTTCCTGCAACCGGGCCGGCTGGCGAAGGTCGGCATCGACGCCGGTGCGCCGATCCTGAAACAGATCGGCGACATGGCGGGCTTCCCCGAAGTCTTCGTGAACATCACGCCCATCGTCGTGATGTTCCTCGCTTGGCTGATCGTCCTGCTGTGCTTCTTCGTGCTGGCGATCCAGCTTTTCATCACGCTGATCGAGTTCAAGCTGACCACGCTTGCCGGCTTCGTGCTGGTGCCGTTCGCGCTCTGGAACAAGACCGCATTTCTCGCCGAGAAGGTGCTGGGCAACGTGGTGTCGTCCGGCATCAAGGTGCTGGTGCTGGCGGTGATCGTGGGCATCGGCTCGGGCCTGTTCGCCGAGTTTCAGGTACAGCCCGCCGAACCATCCATCGACCACTCCGTGGTCGTGATGCTGGCCTCGCTGACGCTGCTGGCCTTGGGCATCTTCGGGCCGGGCATTGCAACCGGGCTGGTGTCCGGCGGCCCGCAGCTCGGCGCAGGTGCGATGGCCGGTGCGGCGCTGGGCGCGGCCGGCGCTGCTGTTGCCGTGGGCGCTGCGGCTACGGGCGTCGGCGGCGCAGTCGCCGCCGGGGCGCGCATGGCGCCCGCAGCCGCCAAGCTGGCCGGTAGCGGAGCGCGTGCCGCCACTGGGGCCGCCAGCAGCGCGCGGTCGGCGTTTCAGGCGGGTTCTGCATCCGCCGGCGGCGGCCTCAAGGGCGCTGCCGCTGGTGTCGGCAATGTCGCCAAGACCGGCGCGCAGGCGACCGGGCAGAAGGTGGCTGAGGGCGCGCGCTCGATGAAGGAGCGTGTCGCCGCCGCCTTCCGGCCCGATGACGCCGGATCGGCGTCAGGGGGCGGTGCCGCACAGGCTGCAAACGAGCCAACCCCATCCACCGCGCAACCCGCCTGGGCCAAGCGCCTGCATCGCAGGCAGCAGCTCACCCATGCCGCGACGACCGCCGCCCACACGCTGCGCGGCGGCGATGGCGGCAGCTCCAGCCAAGGCCCGAGCCTGCGCGATTCCGATTCCTGA
- the trbJ gene encoding P-type conjugative transfer protein TrbJ, whose amino-acid sequence MKLHTPKLAALTAACVLAFGIAQPAHALFGVGDIVLDPTNLVQNTLTAVRTLEQINNQIQQLQHEAQMLINQARNLASLPSSVVGQLRANLATTQRLIAQAKGLAYEVTSIDREFVRLYPEKYAATVSGNQMYLDAQERWKNTLNGLQTTMQMQAQASQNLSDDESVLADLVGKSQSAEGALQAMQAMNQLLALQAKQSIQTQRLQITQDRAASLELARQAAATERGREVTRRFLGEGTPYTPQPVNFYNR is encoded by the coding sequence ATGAAATTGCATACCCCCAAGCTCGCCGCGTTGACCGCCGCCTGCGTGCTCGCATTCGGCATCGCGCAACCCGCCCACGCCTTGTTCGGCGTCGGCGACATCGTGCTCGACCCGACCAATCTGGTGCAGAACACGCTCACCGCCGTTCGCACGCTGGAGCAGATCAATAACCAGATCCAGCAACTCCAGCACGAAGCGCAGATGCTCATTAACCAGGCGCGCAACCTGGCCAGCCTGCCGTCCAGCGTGGTCGGCCAGTTGCGCGCGAACCTGGCGACCACCCAGCGACTGATCGCGCAGGCCAAGGGCTTGGCCTACGAAGTGACAAGCATCGACCGCGAATTCGTGCGCCTGTATCCCGAGAAGTACGCCGCCACGGTGAGCGGCAATCAGATGTACCTCGATGCGCAGGAGCGTTGGAAGAACACGCTCAACGGCCTGCAAACGACCATGCAGATGCAGGCCCAGGCGTCGCAGAACCTGAGCGACGACGAAAGCGTGCTGGCCGACCTCGTGGGCAAGAGCCAGTCGGCCGAGGGCGCGCTGCAAGCGATGCAGGCCATGAACCAGTTGCTGGCCTTGCAGGCCAAGCAGTCGATCCAGACGCAGCGGCTCCAGATCACGCAAGACCGCGCGGCCTCGCTGGAACTGGCGCGGCAGGCGGCGGCCACGGAGCGCGGGCGCGAAGTGACGCGCCGCTTCCTGGGCGAAGGCACGCCGTACACGCCGCAGCCCGTCAATTTCTACAACCGCTGA
- the trbE gene encoding conjugal transfer protein TrbE — protein sequence MLNLAEYRQRPALLADWLPWAGLVAPGVVLNKDGSFQRTARFRGPDLDSATQGELIATSARLNNALRRLGSGWALFIEAERRSAADYPHSDFPEPLSWLVDEERRAAFEDSGNHFESGYHLTLAYLPSEESRARAAGLLYENRPTEGVDWRERLHAFVAETDRIFDLLDGVMPEIAWLDDSQTLTYLHSTVSTRRYRVGVPEVPFHIDALLTDSALVGGLAPMLGDQHLRVVSVRGFPTSTWPGILDDLNRLGFAYRWSTRFLCLDKAEAEKELARLRRQWFAKRKNVIALLRETIFQQESPLVDTDANNKAADADAALQELGSDQVAFGYLTATVTVMDADAAVADEKLRMVERVIQGRGFVTIPETLNAVDAWLSSIPGNAYANVRQPIVSTLNLAHMMPVSAVWAGQERNAHLDGPPLIVTRTDGATPFRLVTHIGDVGNTLVVGPIGMGKSVLLATMAMQFRRYRGSRIFAFDMGRSIRAAILGMGGEHYDLGADDEIAFQPLARIDREGYRTWASEWVEGRLLHEGAAVGPDEKAAIWSALGSLASAPVEQRTLTGLTALLQSNTLRQALAPYVLGGAHGRLLDADHDRLGTSDVQAFEMEELMHSKAAVLAVLRYLFARFEERLDGAPTLLILDEAWLFLDDPVFAARIRQWLKTLRKKNVSVIFATQSLADVKDSAIAPAIIESCASRIFLPNPQATEPQIRAIYEGFGLNSRQIEIVATAQPKRDYYYQSRLGNRVFDLDLGPATLAFAGASTPQDQRAIDEVLGRVPQDAGVPGFAGAWLRHRGLDWAADLLPSFPGYAPGSLRTADHPQENQL from the coding sequence ATGCTGAACCTCGCCGAATACCGCCAGCGACCGGCCTTGCTCGCCGACTGGCTGCCCTGGGCCGGACTGGTGGCACCGGGCGTCGTCTTGAACAAGGACGGCAGCTTCCAGCGCACGGCGCGCTTTCGTGGCCCCGACCTCGACAGCGCGACGCAAGGCGAGCTGATCGCCACATCGGCGCGCTTGAACAACGCGCTGCGCCGCCTGGGTTCGGGCTGGGCGCTGTTCATCGAAGCCGAGCGCCGGTCTGCCGCCGACTACCCGCACTCCGATTTCCCCGAACCGCTGTCCTGGCTGGTCGATGAAGAACGCCGCGCCGCCTTCGAGGATTCGGGCAACCACTTCGAGAGCGGCTATCACCTGACGCTGGCCTACCTGCCGTCCGAGGAATCCCGTGCTCGGGCCGCGGGCCTGCTGTACGAAAACCGGCCCACCGAAGGCGTGGATTGGCGCGAGCGGCTGCACGCCTTCGTCGCTGAAACGGATCGCATCTTCGACCTGCTCGATGGCGTGATGCCGGAGATCGCCTGGCTTGATGACAGCCAGACGTTGACCTACCTGCATTCGACCGTCTCGACGCGCCGCTACCGCGTCGGCGTTCCCGAAGTGCCGTTCCACATCGACGCGCTGCTGACCGATTCCGCGCTGGTCGGTGGCCTGGCGCCGATGCTGGGCGACCAGCACCTGCGCGTGGTGTCGGTGCGCGGTTTCCCGACCTCGACCTGGCCGGGGATTCTGGACGACCTCAACCGCCTGGGCTTCGCGTATCGCTGGAGTACGCGCTTTCTGTGCCTCGACAAAGCCGAGGCGGAAAAAGAACTCGCCCGACTGCGCCGCCAGTGGTTTGCGAAAAGGAAGAACGTCATCGCGTTGCTGCGCGAGACGATCTTCCAGCAGGAAAGCCCGCTGGTCGATACCGACGCCAACAACAAGGCCGCCGACGCCGATGCTGCCTTGCAGGAGCTGGGCAGCGATCAGGTCGCCTTCGGCTACCTGACGGCGACCGTCACCGTCATGGACGCGGACGCCGCCGTTGCCGACGAGAAGCTGCGCATGGTGGAGCGCGTCATCCAGGGGCGCGGCTTCGTCACCATCCCCGAAACGCTCAACGCCGTGGATGCGTGGCTGTCGTCCATTCCGGGCAACGCATACGCCAATGTCCGCCAGCCCATCGTCTCGACGCTGAACCTGGCGCACATGATGCCGGTGTCGGCGGTATGGGCCGGCCAGGAACGCAATGCGCATCTCGATGGGCCGCCGCTGATCGTCACGCGCACAGACGGCGCCACGCCGTTCCGGCTGGTGACGCACATCGGCGACGTGGGCAACACGCTGGTGGTTGGCCCCATCGGCATGGGCAAGTCGGTGCTGCTGGCGACGATGGCGATGCAGTTCCGCCGCTATCGCGGCTCGCGCATCTTCGCCTTCGACATGGGGCGCTCGATCCGCGCGGCCATCCTGGGCATGGGCGGCGAGCACTACGACCTGGGCGCGGACGACGAGATCGCCTTCCAGCCGCTGGCGCGCATCGACCGAGAGGGCTACCGCACCTGGGCCAGCGAATGGGTGGAAGGCCGCCTGCTGCACGAAGGCGCGGCCGTCGGCCCGGACGAGAAGGCGGCCATCTGGTCTGCGCTGGGGAGCCTGGCCAGCGCGCCGGTGGAGCAGCGCACGCTCACGGGCCTGACGGCCTTGCTGCAATCGAACACCTTGCGCCAGGCACTCGCGCCCTACGTCCTGGGCGGCGCGCACGGCAGGCTGCTGGATGCCGACCACGACCGCCTCGGCACATCCGACGTGCAGGCGTTCGAGATGGAGGAGCTGATGCACAGCAAGGCTGCTGTGCTCGCGGTGCTGCGCTACCTGTTCGCGCGCTTCGAGGAGCGGCTGGATGGTGCGCCCACGCTGCTGATCCTCGATGAAGCCTGGCTGTTCCTCGATGACCCGGTGTTTGCGGCGCGCATCCGCCAGTGGCTCAAGACGCTGCGCAAGAAGAACGTCAGTGTCATCTTCGCCACGCAGTCGCTCGCGGACGTGAAGGATTCGGCCATCGCGCCGGCCATCATCGAAAGCTGCGCGAGCCGGATTTTCTTGCCGAACCCGCAAGCGACCGAACCGCAGATTCGCGCGATCTACGAGGGCTTCGGCCTCAACAGCCGGCAGATCGAGATCGTCGCCACCGCGCAGCCCAAGCGCGACTACTACTACCAATCCCGCCTCGGCAACCGCGTGTTCGACCTCGACCTGGGGCCGGCGACGCTGGCCTTCGCGGGTGCTTCCACGCCGCAAGACCAGCGCGCCATTGATGAGGTTCTTGGCCGCGTGCCGCAGGACGCCGGCGTGCCCGGCTTCGCGGGCGCCTGGCTGCGCCATCGCGGCCTCGATTGGGCGGCCGACCTGCTGCCCTCGTTCCCCGGCTACGCGCCGGGTTCCCTCCGTACCGCTGACCACCCCCAGGAGAACCAACTATGA
- a CDS encoding VirB3 family type IV secretion system protein, which yields MSAPDTFAAGFEVPLHRSLTEPILLGGAPRTVAIANGTLAAAVGLGLQLWIPGVVLWIVGHSLAMRGARVDPQFMAVFARHIKHRPLLDV from the coding sequence ATGAGTGCCCCGGACACCTTCGCGGCCGGGTTCGAGGTGCCGCTGCATCGCTCGCTCACCGAGCCGATCCTGCTGGGCGGCGCACCGCGCACCGTGGCGATCGCCAACGGCACCTTGGCCGCCGCTGTCGGGCTGGGCCTGCAACTGTGGATTCCCGGTGTCGTGCTCTGGATCGTCGGCCATTCGCTGGCGATGCGGGGCGCGCGCGTCGATCCGCAGTTCATGGCCGTGTTCGCGCGGCACATCAAGCACCGCCCGCTGCTGGACGTGTAG
- a CDS encoding TrbC/VirB2 family protein has translation MTHVDAFRISVNPLSRRSSPARLDGLARPAMQGLMLAAFMLLLAGTAQAAGSSMPWEGPLQSILESIQGPVARIVAVIIIIATGLALAFGDTSGGFRKLIQIVFGLSIAFAASSFFLSFFSFSGGAVV, from the coding sequence ATGACGCACGTTGATGCTTTCCGTATTTCTGTAAATCCGCTTTCCCGCCGCTCCAGTCCCGCGCGGCTGGATGGCCTGGCCCGCCCGGCCATGCAAGGCTTGATGCTCGCTGCCTTCATGCTGCTGCTTGCGGGCACTGCACAGGCCGCCGGTTCCTCGATGCCGTGGGAAGGCCCGCTGCAATCCATCCTTGAATCCATCCAGGGGCCGGTGGCGCGCATCGTCGCGGTCATCATCATCATCGCCACGGGCCTCGCGCTCGCGTTCGGCGACACGTCGGGCGGCTTTCGCAAGCTGATCCAGATCGTGTTCGGCTTGAGCATCGCCTTCGCCGCGTCCTCGTTCTTCCTGTCGTTCTTCAGCTTCTCGGGCGGGGCCGTCGTATGA
- the trbB gene encoding P-type conjugative transfer ATPase TrbB: MSVAPSSFATSLDRRIQMLRTAMGPLIAAALEDPDVVEVMLNPDRTLWVDRLSSGRAPMGVELSEADGERIIRLVAAHVGAEVHRGQPLLSAELPETGERFEGILPPAAPGPAFALRKRAIGVIPLERYVIDGMMTSAQAGFLVRAVRERQNVLIAGATSSGKTTLANALLAEIAATGDRVLVLEDTVELQCAARDHVPLRTRAGVVSMTELVRSSMRLRPDRVVVGEVRGAEALDLIKVWGTGHPGGIATIHAGSALGALLRLEQLILEVAENPPRALIAEAVNVVIHIAGRGRKRRIESIARVVGFDGAGYRLADAMDAPFPELPPLPDAAPAAATSPSLDLSGELP; this comes from the coding sequence ATGAGCGTCGCACCTTCGTCCTTCGCCACCTCGCTCGACCGCCGCATTCAGATGCTGCGCACGGCGATGGGGCCGCTGATCGCTGCCGCGCTCGAAGACCCGGACGTGGTGGAAGTCATGCTCAATCCTGATCGCACCCTTTGGGTGGATCGGCTTTCATCGGGCCGCGCACCGATGGGCGTGGAGCTGTCCGAGGCGGACGGCGAGCGAATCATCCGCCTTGTCGCCGCCCACGTTGGCGCAGAAGTCCATCGCGGCCAGCCGCTACTGTCCGCCGAACTGCCCGAAACCGGCGAACGCTTCGAGGGTATCTTGCCGCCCGCCGCGCCAGGGCCGGCCTTCGCGCTGCGGAAGCGCGCCATCGGTGTGATTCCGCTGGAGCGGTACGTCATCGACGGGATGATGACCAGCGCGCAGGCGGGCTTTCTCGTTCGTGCCGTGCGCGAGCGGCAGAACGTCCTGATCGCCGGCGCCACCAGCAGCGGCAAGACCACGCTCGCCAATGCGCTGCTGGCCGAGATCGCCGCCACGGGCGACCGCGTGCTGGTGCTCGAAGACACGGTGGAACTGCAATGCGCGGCCCGCGACCACGTTCCGCTGCGCACCCGCGCAGGCGTGGTGTCGATGACCGAGCTTGTGCGCTCGTCCATGCGCCTGCGGCCTGACCGCGTGGTCGTGGGCGAGGTGCGCGGCGCCGAGGCGCTGGATCTCATCAAGGTGTGGGGCACGGGCCATCCGGGTGGCATTGCCACGATCCACGCCGGCTCCGCCCTCGGCGCGCTGCTGCGCCTGGAGCAACTGATTCTCGAAGTGGCGGAGAACCCGCCCCGTGCGCTGATCGCGGAAGCGGTCAACGTGGTCATCCACATCGCCGGGCGCGGACGCAAGCGCCGCATCGAGAGCATCGCCCGCGTCGTCGGCTTCGATGGCGCGGGTTACCGACTGGCGGATGCGATGGACGCGCCGTTTCCCGAGCTGCCGCCACTTCCCGATGCCGCACCCGCTGCGGCGACTTCCCCATCCCTCGACCTTTCTGGAGAACTGCCATGA
- a CDS encoding ribbon-helix-helix protein, CopG family, which yields MTQHRLNLFIQPEHAKRLDELAAKKGVSKSSIVAAALASWLSPDAADQREAAIAKRLDRLSRQAERMERDQNIAIETLALFIRYYLTVSTPVPEAHQDAARAQGKARFEQFVEQLGRHLLRGRSLVRDVVEELHPDPARMDDAAAVAEAQERAS from the coding sequence ATGACCCAACACCGCCTCAACCTGTTCATCCAGCCGGAGCATGCCAAGCGTCTGGACGAGCTGGCCGCCAAGAAAGGCGTATCGAAATCCAGCATCGTCGCGGCGGCGCTCGCATCGTGGCTGTCGCCCGATGCTGCCGACCAGCGCGAGGCAGCGATTGCCAAGCGGCTTGATCGCCTCTCGCGCCAGGCCGAGCGCATGGAGCGCGACCAGAACATCGCCATCGAAACGCTGGCGCTGTTCATCCGCTATTACCTCACGGTCAGCACGCCAGTTCCCGAGGCGCACCAAGACGCGGCACGCGCACAGGGCAAAGCGCGCTTCGAGCAGTTCGTTGAACAGTTGGGTCGCCACCTGCTGCGCGGTCGAAGCCTGGTGCGCGATGTGGTGGAGGAACTGCACCCCGACCCGGCGCGGATGGATGACGCGGCGGCAGTTGCCGAAGCGCAAGAGCGCGCCTCATGA
- a CDS encoding conjugal transfer protein TraG, protein MQGTNVLFGQIAVVFGIVIAGVWSATQWTAAALGYQLRLGSPWFDFFGTPVYHPWGLFEWWFFFDAYAPHIFDAGGAIAAGSGLIAMVVAIGMSIWRSRQSKLVTTYGSARWANAEDIHKAGLDQPAGVFLGLHRQQYLRHEGPEHVLTFAPTRSGKGVGLVVPTLLSWPASAVIHDIKGENWSITAGWRSRFSHCLLFNPTDAKSSAYNPLLEVRRGAHEVRDVQNIADILVDPEGALERRNHWEKTSHALLVGAILHVLYAGEDKTLRGVANFLSDPACPFELTLHRMMTTPHIGGGPHLVVASAAREVLNKSDNERSGVLSTAMSFLGLYRDPTVAEVTSRCDWRIADLIAAEHPVSLYLVVPPSDISRTKPLIRLILNQIGRRLTESLDGSDGIARRHKLLLMLDEFPALGRLDFFETALAFMAGYGIRSFLIAQSLNQIDKAYGQNHSILDNCHVRVTFATNDERTAKRISETLGTATELRAQRNYAGHRLAPWLGHLMVSRQETARPLLTPGEVMQLPPDEAVVMVSSVAPIKAKKLRYYADSNFKRRVLPPPVLATLSMQGRYADVPPERADDWSGLAIPAMPVAPTADAADGLENLGSADDSGPRRQPELSEAVTYDPDLVAPAADLGLLDDDDMPHPLPRQLDPALQRTARLASLDPDDGIDL, encoded by the coding sequence ATGCAAGGAACGAACGTGCTGTTCGGTCAGATTGCCGTCGTCTTCGGCATCGTGATCGCTGGCGTATGGAGCGCCACGCAATGGACAGCAGCGGCCCTGGGCTACCAGCTACGCCTGGGCTCGCCGTGGTTCGACTTCTTCGGTACGCCGGTCTACCACCCCTGGGGCCTGTTCGAGTGGTGGTTCTTCTTCGACGCCTACGCGCCGCATATCTTCGACGCGGGCGGTGCCATTGCCGCAGGCAGCGGCCTGATCGCGATGGTAGTTGCCATCGGCATGTCGATCTGGCGCTCGCGCCAGTCCAAGCTGGTCACGACCTACGGCTCGGCCCGCTGGGCCAATGCGGAGGACATCCACAAGGCGGGCCTTGACCAGCCTGCGGGCGTGTTCCTCGGCCTGCATCGCCAGCAGTACCTGCGCCATGAAGGCCCGGAACACGTCCTGACATTCGCGCCCACCCGCTCGGGCAAAGGCGTGGGCCTGGTGGTTCCCACCTTGTTGAGCTGGCCTGCATCGGCCGTCATTCACGACATCAAGGGCGAGAACTGGAGCATCACCGCCGGCTGGCGCTCGCGCTTCTCGCATTGCCTGCTGTTCAACCCGACCGATGCGAAGTCGTCGGCCTACAACCCACTGCTGGAGGTGAGGCGCGGCGCGCACGAAGTGCGCGACGTGCAGAACATCGCAGACATTCTGGTCGATCCCGAAGGAGCACTGGAGCGGCGCAACCATTGGGAGAAGACCTCGCATGCGCTGCTGGTTGGGGCCATCCTGCACGTGCTCTACGCAGGCGAAGACAAGACGCTGCGCGGAGTCGCCAACTTCCTCAGCGACCCGGCCTGTCCCTTCGAGCTGACCCTGCATCGGATGATGACCACGCCGCACATCGGTGGTGGGCCGCATCTGGTGGTGGCATCGGCAGCGCGCGAAGTCCTGAACAAATCGGACAACGAGCGTTCCGGCGTGTTGAGCACCGCCATGTCATTCCTCGGCCTGTACCGCGACCCCACGGTGGCCGAAGTCACCTCGCGCTGCGACTGGCGCATTGCCGACCTGATCGCGGCCGAGCATCCGGTGTCGCTGTACCTGGTGGTGCCGCCTTCGGACATTTCGCGGACGAAACCGCTCATTCGCCTGATCCTCAACCAGATCGGGCGACGGCTGACGGAATCGCTCGACGGCAGCGACGGCATCGCGCGCCGCCACAAGCTGCTATTGATGCTCGACGAGTTCCCCGCGCTCGGACGGCTCGACTTCTTCGAGACGGCCCTGGCCTTCATGGCCGGCTACGGTATCCGCAGCTTCCTCATCGCCCAGTCGCTCAACCAGATTGACAAAGCCTACGGCCAGAACCATTCGATCCTGGACAACTGCCATGTCCGGGTGACGTTCGCCACCAACGACGAGCGCACCGCCAAGCGCATCTCCGAAACGCTGGGCACCGCGACCGAGCTGCGCGCGCAGCGCAACTACGCCGGCCACCGGCTCGCGCCATGGCTCGGGCATCTGATGGTGTCGCGCCAGGAGACGGCACGTCCGCTGCTCACGCCGGGCGAGGTAATGCAGCTTCCGCCCGACGAGGCCGTGGTGATGGTGTCCAGCGTGGCGCCCATCAAGGCCAAGAAGCTGCGCTACTACGCGGACAGCAATTTCAAGCGGCGCGTGCTTCCGCCGCCGGTGCTTGCAACCCTGTCCATGCAGGGGCGCTATGCCGATGTGCCACCGGAACGCGCCGACGACTGGAGCGGGCTGGCGATTCCCGCCATGCCGGTCGCACCGACGGCCGACGCCGCCGATGGGCTGGAGAACCTGGGTTCGGCCGACGACAGCGGCCCACGCCGCCAGCCCGAACTTTCCGAAGCCGTCACCTACGACCCCGACCTGGTTGCGCCCGCAGCCGACCTCGGGCTGCTCGATGACGACGACATGCCGCATCCCCTTCCTCGCCAGCTCGATCCGGCCCTGCAGCGCACGGCCCGGCTGGCTTCCCTCGACCCTGACGACGGAATCGACCTATGA
- a CDS encoding EexN family lipoprotein yields the protein MPRFLSLLMAAALTASCGPSQPTETVDFLVAHPERLKEVQRLCKEERAKAGEELCRRAAEAANRRFFGDRPEQKSQ from the coding sequence ATGCCCCGATTCCTGTCGCTGCTGATGGCCGCTGCACTGACAGCCTCCTGTGGGCCATCCCAACCGACGGAAACCGTGGACTTCCTCGTGGCCCATCCTGAGCGTCTCAAGGAAGTCCAGCGCCTGTGCAAGGAAGAGCGCGCGAAGGCCGGCGAAGAACTCTGCCGACGTGCCGCCGAGGCCGCGAATCGCCGCTTCTTTGGTGACCGGCCGGAGCAGAAGTCCCAATAA
- a CDS encoding LysR family transcriptional regulator, with the protein MELRHLRCFIAVAEELHFGRAAEKLHIDQSPLSRTIKEIEEELGAQLFTRTTRSTRLTFAGMAFLERVPRIFEALKQACDGVKSAASGFQGQLRIALSDGITPSRMPTLLARCREEDPEIDIRLFEMPLDQQIKGLHDDLYDVGFSMAEEVGDGIVVRPAWEDELMVAVPARHPVLAHKHVPLEEVLRYPLALCDPAICEGHARQVDRVLQRYEQQPLIAQRVASYEVMMTLVSAGLALGLAGAAHIASGRGPGVVARRLAGKSQMLATYLLHRDVEPSEMLARFIARVDSIDSADGSSAAEDS; encoded by the coding sequence ATGGAGCTTCGGCATTTGCGTTGCTTTATAGCGGTGGCCGAAGAACTTCACTTTGGCCGCGCAGCGGAAAAGCTGCACATCGATCAGTCCCCTTTGTCGCGCACCATCAAGGAGATAGAGGAAGAGCTCGGGGCGCAACTGTTCACGCGAACCACGCGAAGCACCCGCCTGACCTTTGCCGGAATGGCATTCCTGGAGCGGGTGCCGCGAATCTTCGAAGCTCTGAAACAGGCGTGTGACGGCGTCAAGTCCGCCGCCAGTGGGTTTCAGGGACAGTTGCGCATCGCTTTGTCCGATGGCATCACGCCCTCGCGAATGCCGACGCTGCTGGCACGGTGCCGAGAGGAAGATCCAGAGATTGACATTCGGTTATTTGAGATGCCGTTGGACCAACAGATCAAGGGTCTGCACGATGACCTGTATGACGTCGGCTTTTCGATGGCCGAAGAGGTGGGCGACGGCATTGTGGTCAGGCCTGCGTGGGAAGACGAGCTGATGGTGGCGGTCCCAGCTCGCCATCCTGTGCTGGCCCACAAGCACGTTCCGTTGGAAGAAGTGCTGCGCTATCCGCTGGCGCTATGCGATCCGGCGATATGCGAAGGCCATGCACGCCAAGTTGATCGCGTTTTGCAGCGCTACGAGCAACAGCCACTGATCGCCCAGCGCGTGGCGTCCTATGAGGTGATGATGACCTTAGTCTCCGCCGGATTGGCACTTGGTTTGGCGGGCGCCGCGCACATTGCATCCGGCCGTGGGCCAGGTGTTGTGGCCCGGCGCTTGGCGGGCAAGTCGCAGATGCTGGCCACGTATCTGCTGCACCGTGACGTGGAGCCCTCCGAAATGCTGGCTCGGTTCATCGCACGAGTGGACTCCATTGATTCGGCGGATGGCTCCAGCGCCGCCGAGGACTCCTGA